The genomic window atagacctactctttcaaaagtttgcgttatTATTTTAACTgctgaagatagaaacaatacgaggaataaataatttattatcactggcttttctgtcacattaatGCAAACAGGCAGGTGAGCGCGCGGTCTCTCGCtctggtgtttcgagtctgacgtcatcacgcaaccgtgttttttggccattttatcaatcataggtagtttagatggttagagtaaggttagagtgtgggttagggtaaaggcaattcgcatactatccgtcctaaatagtattcgaaaatagaattagtatgtcccaaatcgtagtatgttgaaacgagtattccaaagattcccggatggtctactacttccggtaaaAATTCTACAAaccgcgagtaggcggagttaagtgacgctccactgcattaataaaattaaataactgacGCGTCACTAAATTAATGAATATAAGCAcagagttaacattacatatgaaacaatgaatgaataaatactgaaatggaaagaagagctgtattttgatgtgtgtgacagttaatggccacaatgttgtctaggcaacaacggccacttccgtttcctgttagtatgtcccagtgtgtgcatattgttttgctacacactaaaatgtatatacttttccataacaaaaacagtacatacttttagtacATATATATGAGTAGGCGAATTTGGACGCAGCACAAGAATTTTGttaaaaccaacaagccacgcccacggatctgactcgaaacaccaaggttggccctgtcccaaatggcgcactccggtattgtggacctcctctgagtccacacttgatgacgtcaggaagtgcagacctatagggcactaggcacgagtccacaagggtacatgggagtgcattttgggacagacttgaggtcatcacaccggaaagagcaagcggtgctttctaatctctctcgcggtactttgttgtcattcgctgatcagtctgcgcagtgccgcgtgaagtcgaccacttgttgtcccattgtagTTATATGGGACAGGAGCTGCtggtttttattgttcagtatttcatatgttgatataccacccgagcattatacaatagatacttatgtttgtaatgcattcatttgtcatgacgtaaatgcaactgcttatgtatatgtatttatttgtatacactattcttctgtatacacttcttaatatgcatatatgttgttatttaatatttctctataataaagaagctgtgttgttcagctttacagaggccagagacaactagatatagatctacaacaaaacatattaccttaagtaagaaaatgcactgcattaaaagtttttattcttgaatagctggcataatagaaaataaataagcaataatacgaaaaagtaactaattaataaattcattttgaattttatcaaaacatacatttaaaaatgtatccgtcatgtttacgtatatgtctgacatccacgacactcctcccatccgttctgtgattgggcgctcgcaaggattcctgggtaggggacttcagtggagtctgtgTCAATGCGGGCTTCACCGAAGACCGCAtcaagggcacaaaggaggcgctcgtgagcagacttctgagctctaaaaagacaaatgggacacactacagactcgtagacttggcgagaacgcgcaatttaagtccacgagacagcaagtgtgccatttgggacagggccgtTTTATTGAGCGCCCTCGCTCTCTCCACTCACACACACCACGTGGCTCAAGCTTCCGAGTCCGTTCGCTCTAACTGACGCTtgaaatgagatgcgcaagaaagtagtcATAACCTCAACAGCGTTTAAAAGAagataacatgacaaacattgaaTTTAACCATTTGAACAttgtcctgtggtgtggtataagcggaataattgactccggtccgttcaattattcgaaagttaatgcacacccgaagTGTAAGTGtattaactttcgaataattgaacggccaATCAttaattattccttacatataattatttataattatggTCTGTTGAAAAGGAGAAATGGACCTGTGGGGGAAATGTtttgttattcatttatataaattacCATTTAATTtagttcacattttttttacattttacggGTAAAAGACATACTAGggattttttataatattgtcatttattcattataattgtgttgattttgtaatGGTTATAGAAAAACATTGTCTTCGTTTAAAGTTGGTTTACATCTTGGATcctattttgtcatttattcttaaaaaaaaaaattgtgacatGTTAAATCTGTTAAataagtttatttgaaaatgtatagACAATATGAAttataaacaatacaataagGCATAGAAAGACTCTAGGGAGTACACAAATTTTCTCCATTGTACTCCCATTCACAggatttaaaacacaaacactgtcAGGTATAACAGGCAAGTAGAAATACAGCATTTGCACTGTAACATACTCAAAAAGTTGAGATGAAATACTCTCCCCacttaaaatgaatgtgttaagTTGCTGAATTTGAACGGGAGCTCCTCAGCAGCAGCACTAGGCAAACTTTTTGTGTCAGGAGGGTCTTCACACGAAAGGAACTCCGGGCTTATGCTTTCCTCTGGCTCATTCTTAAATCCACATCTTGTTGGTGATTCCATCGGCCTCTGATAAAAGGACCAAGACGTGGATTCGGATCCGATGGAAGAGAAGTCTGTCAAGCCTACGCTAAAGGACGAAGACTCCTGCATGCTGGACATTTGAAGATCTGAGGAGGACGATGCTGAGAAACATTGAAGAGGCCGTGCCTCGTGGAGATTAAGTTTTGATACTAGAGGTTTACCAACGGACACCCTTTTCTCTTCCAAAAGCTCCTCATCCAGATTAGTGTACTTGTAGTGtagacatacagtaaatgacagCTCTTTCTGTGAGAAGAAGTAAAAATTCCATTACATTGTGTTTATATCTATACAATTATGACCATCTCTTCactttttattcaatattttttaaagatgcattaaaaACAGACGTATTCATGTATTCATGTTGCATATGTAATAGATTAGATCCAAATGTCCAATACTCTTCCTTGAGAGTCTGCGTCCTCCAAAGTTCACCTCCAACCCTAGTAAAGCACACCTAAACCAGCTAAAGGTCTTCAGGATTTCTTAAAATTGCTGATTTAACAGGACAGTCGCCCTCGAGGAACAGGTCTGGACACCACTGCATTACATGTTTTGCCCTGCCTATAAAACCAATATCGTACCTGGAGCCTTTGCAGGGCGCTAATACGAGTGAAGAGCTGAGGCTGTTCCAGAGGCTGTAGATCATCCAGGGTTAACAATAAGCTTCCAGCTTCACAGAGACTCTCCTGATTGCTTTGTTTCAGGTCTACTTCAGGACCCTGAAATGGACAAAAATAATCCATTTTGGGACATGAGACTATGAAGCTTTTCTTGGATTGACAATAAAGAGAGTTTACCTCTGTGAAGTCAGAGAGTTGAGCAGAGCAGGACATGATGTCTTTTGGAGTTTCTAGTATCCGTGTGTAGATAATCATGATGTTGGAGAACTCAGCAGCGAAGGACAGCTGTACCTTAACGCCACATTCGAATTTAAGACAGCGACTTTCAGGAAGAACTAGTACAGATAAAACAAAATCACGTCTTATTCATGTTTCCACATTTTACCTACACTGTAAATTTCACATTAAAGTCaatatgaactggaagttgcgacCAAGTTTTGACGTATTtcaaagtgaaataaaatattgaatgaGTAGAATAGAGGGTATGGTTTgttttttcactgcaaattgattggcCCTTGTAAAAACGGGCGTGTCATTCAGAAATGTTGATTTGAGAGCTGAAGTACATGTTaggattttaattaaaaattacaaatactttttttgcGACCTGACTTGAATGGATGAATTGTTCACCACAAAACTAGAATTGTGCACTAACAAAGAAATAGggtacattttaatttcatggggactttaaaaaaACGCTACCGACTATACTGACAATATAAACTTCTGATACTAAATATTATTTGGATAGGTTATGTGGCAATATTCAATTGAAGTTTATCTAATCCCAACGCTAaagggcggtttcccggacaccTAGTTAAACCTTTCCCAGATCggaaacaacttgcactgacatatcctAAAATACATCAATGCGACtgtttttgtctcaaaatgcacacggtaatgtttgtttgtaaagtatgtttttaaaaacgttttaaataTTCAAATTTAAGGCCTAGTGCTGGCTTTAACTAATCcatgtctgggaaaccgcccctaagaGTAAAGCTtgccataaaaaaacacaactgtTAGCCAATAAGCATATAAAGCTAAGTGAGCAGAGTATCACCATGTGCAATAGCCCACTGTAAATTCCTCGTTGATGCCGTGACCTTACAATCCGGGGACTTTATTCGGTCAGTAAGAGCACGGCGCTCTGAGAGATTACTGCGCAGCTCCAGAGCCTGCCGACCTCGGGTGATAACGCATCTTCCCATGTCTGCAatagcacacaaacatgttAAACCATGCAAAATGATGTTATCTGCAGCTTAAGCATTAAACCaaaaccagcgatggaatgcgAATAAGATTAACCCAGAACCTTCTGCTACTTTATCAAGTAAGACGGTGACCTTCTCCGGCTCCATGAGTCTCTTCTTCAGGAAGCTCATGAAGATTCCATTAGAGAGGTCGTCTTTGTTTACTTCGAATGCTTCGGCGTCAACGCACCTAGAATAGATATATGACGGCTGTAAATTTGATCTGTAAATATCGAAGACATTACTAGAGTGAGACTCACGTTGCGTAGCCAAACACTATGTTTGCGGTAACTTTCAAGGGGCCGGGCTGTGGGATGCTGTCATCGTTCGGGTTTCTGTTTGAACAGCACCAAATGTTGACTGTTTTAAAACTTGTttgtaaacacatacatatacacaaactGGGGGTGTCACAATAATGACAATAACAATGATATTCAAAACCATGATTATGGGATATCTTGTTAATTTTACACATAGCGTAATATTGTAAACTATTCAGCACTAATTTAACCAAAACCAAAGTTTCACCTTAGGAGTCACAATGGGTGATTCATTGACCAAATAAAAGACAAACCAgataaaaaaacgaaatatagtAGTATTATACATATACTATTATGTAATGGATACCACGATACTGCAGCGACAACAAATTATTTTGGCTACGATAACCGTGTAGTAAAAATTCTGATATCATACTACACACATATAATCAGTTAAATAAACCGAAATGATCATGAACAATGTAAAGCACTACGAGTCAAACCGTTTGCGACACATGTCCATAAGAAAGATGTTCAGTCCCGTCTGGCGTTGTTGCATGCGCTGTAACACGTCCTGCACCCAGAGGCAGTGTTTGGAGGTATATGAGGCCGGAGCATCGATGGGCACCATGAAACTGTTCCCGTAATTCTCATAGCCGTGACCGGCGAAGTACAACAGCCCTGGAAATGACATTCATGCAGAATGAAGCATTGTAAGATATCAAACTGAATGTTTTGAATTGATAATAATTCAATTTAATAAAGAGATTTATTTTGTTCAGTGGTAAGCCTTCCTTGAGTTGTACAAtgaagtaaaaaagaaaaacattaaataaaaaaggaaatgacCAAGTTCCTCTTGACTCCAacacaaaagcacaaaacaaaaaccattaTTGATACTACAAATGGAAATTCAGCAGAATACAACATTTGTGTGGGGGGACTGTGGGGGAACTCTGGcaatacagtattatatttcTGAATATGGTAAAACGTGTTCGACAGAGCTGAGAGTACTTCACTTTTTTGGTAGCTGATAGCATTACCAAATTTTCCAGCGTTTTTTATTCAATGTATTATTTGTGCTTTTATCCGAAGCAATGCATTCAAGTTTTACGTTTTTTCGTTGCACTGCAACATATATATAGGGAACCAGCTAACCATAAACTCCTCGATCCAGCAGCAGCAGGAACTCATTGACGGCACTATGCATCTCCTGCTGGTTGAGGTCCAGCAGAGACACGACTTTAAAGTCCAGCTGCCGTAGAAGGTTCATCAACTCGTGCACGTCGGCCATCGGAGCTCTGAGCTGTCTGTGGTGCAGGTAGTTCATGTTCCCGATAAGCAGCGCGACCTTATCAGTGGCTATAATTTGTGTGTGAGAATTGACAAGATTGACATACTGTAGTAGATCTTTCAAAGACATTAAGGACGGTATTTTCATGACATACCGTAAAAATCACTTCTTTGTTTTGGAGCTACATCTGGAGCATCTGTGAAATACAAGTGCGCGTGAGTGACAACAAAACATCATATACTTTACTAAATAAAGATATGTTTGaatgctaaataaaaaatatgtgcgTACCTGCTTCAGTCATTTCCCACGAGGCGTCTGAAACCGAACCAGGACCTGAGGGAAAACAGTccatattatattatagttaTACGGAGGCCAACAAGATTACAAAGCCATGATGCAAGTCTCCATTTAAAGCttcaatgtgtaattttttgaaagatctattgacagaaatgcaatataatatacataactatgtcttcagaagtgtataaagatcataaataatgaagtgttatacatttattaccttagaatgagctatttctatcagggctgtgcaaaattcagaatttcagaatttaattcaattaaatgaatgaatttgaattgaCTCCACCCTACAGGAtgttgaattgaatttgaattggaATTACAGGAAGTGGAATTGAATTCATTGCAATTCAGAGAAATTCATTCTTATCACATATCAGTGAGAATGTGACActtttaacatacatttttcatcCTAATAGAAGTACAGACACTAACATTAAGCATACATTAACTTAATGTTGAATAATTAGCAATATCTTCATTTCAAAGTAATCAAATGAAACAATGTTTTGGTAAATgcaattatcatttattaaaggaTAACGTTGTTGCATCTAATGGTCAACAGTTCCTCAATTGTTTGGTCAACAATTTTGAAGACTTGGATACA from Triplophysa rosa linkage group LG25, Trosa_1v2, whole genome shotgun sequence includes these protein-coding regions:
- the malt2 gene encoding MALT paracaspase 2, with product MEDSNLGLNTLTEATLARLGYMLDNLQHGWKQLARAVAEQPHFSCSEKDLTECSLKVLNPSGSPGRYLLALLADRGCTLSYLLQCFKKIDHREAVEFLTMHAMENINITLHPHSQRVPEGSPVVLCCKAVGPLDLTYQWFKGKDEVPGGSSPELVLGTLNPVQQGHYICRVSSGDKYIFSNWANVRILRSGGASAGSNSSYFPSTSSVLLITKQPRPQSLVEGDALYLECGAQANPPAQFQWYHNKQPMPNSTRSILKIPCVTTAHRGTYTCRAYNLYHEMWSDQVQVNIGPGSVSDASWEMTEADAPDVAPKQRSDFYATDKVALLIGNMNYLHHRQLRAPMADVHELMNLLRQLDFKVVSLLDLNQQEMHSAVNEFLLLLDRGVYGLLYFAGHGYENYGNSFMVPIDAPASYTSKHCLWVQDVLQRMQQRQTGLNIFLMDMCRKRNPNDDSIPQPGPLKVTANIVFGYATCVDAEAFEVNKDDLSNGIFMSFLKKRLMEPEKVTVLLDKVAEDMGRCVITRGRQALELRSNLSERRALTDRIKSPDCKVTASTRNLQWAIAHVLPESRCLKFECGVKVQLSFAAEFSNIMIIYTRILETPKDIMSCSAQLSDFTEGPEVDLKQSNQESLCEAGSLLLTLDDLQPLEQPQLFTRISALQRLQKELSFTVCLHYKYTNLDEELLEEKRVSVGKPLVSKLNLHEARPLQCFSASSSSDLQMSSMQESSSFSVGLTDFSSIGSESTSWSFYQRPMESPTRCGFKNEPEESISPEFLSCEDPPDTKSLPSAAAEELPFKFSNLTHSF